The Candidatus Angelobacter sp. sequence CGATTCCTTATGTATTCACCAAGATTGCAAACTCCCGTTTGACCGGAAAGGGAATCCGCACCAATCGCGGTGGCCAACGCGCCTGGCGCGCGCCGAACCATCCGCAGGGCTGTTTCCTGACGATGTCCGCGCTCGCTGACACTGCCGCGGCCCTCAAGATGGATGAGCTGGAGTTCTTCCTGAAGAATGTTTCTTTGACTGACCGCGCTGATGTTTACAGCGAGGAACTCAAAATTGCCGCCGATTTGATTGATTACAAAAAGAAAGCGCATCTGCGGGGCGACCCGGCGCCCGGACCGATCAAACGCGGGCTGGGCATTTCGATTCACACGTGGGGCGGCAGAGGCCACCCTTCCGATTGCGACGTAACCATCAATCCGGACGGTTCGGTTGAAGCAAAGCTCGGCTCTCAGGATCTTGGCAGCGGCACGCGCACGGTCATCAACATCGTTGTTGCGGAAACGCTCGGGCTGCCCCTCAACGCCATCAAGGTCGAGATTGGCCGGAACGATTATCCCGCTTCGGGCGCCTCAGGCGGCAGCACGACCGTCGGCGGCGTTTCGACATCGTCAAGACTCGCGGCCACGGCCGCGCTTAACGCGCTCCTCGAAACGGCCGCTTCCAAACTCGGGGCCGGCGCAGACAACCTCGAAGCGGTCGGTGGTGAGATTCGCCAGGTGGACAAGCCGGGAAATAAAATCCCATGGAAAGAAGCCTGCGCGCTGCTCGGTGTCAGCGCCATCACCAAACGTGGGACGAACAATCCGGGGGAGAGCCAGAAGGCGCACTTGATTGACGATGGAGTCGGCGGCGCGCAGATCGCCGACGTTTCCGTGGACACGGAAACCGGCATCGTCACGATCAACGAGATGGTCGCGGTGCAGGACTGTGGCCTCGTCATCGATCTTAAAACCGCCGAAAGCCAGGTGTACGGCGCACTCATCATGGGCATCACTTACTCGTTGTTTGAAGAAGTGATTTACGACGCCAAGACCGGCCGGATGCTCAATGCGGACATGGAGTTTTACCGGCTGGCCGGCATCAAGGATGTCGGCAAACTGAAGGTCCACATGATGACCGGCAAAGGTTATGATGAACGCGGTGTCATTGGGCTGGGCGAACCCCCTGTGATTTCGCCGGGCGCGGCCATCGCCAACGCCGTCGCCAACGCCGTCGGCATGCGCGTGCCGCAACTGCCTTTGACACCCGACCGCGTCATCGCCGCGCTCCAGAAGGGAGGCAAACTCGCATGAAATCGTTCGAATACGCCGCACCTAAAACGCTGAAAGAAGCCGCCGGCTTGCTGGGTGACAAGTGGGGTGAAACCGAAGTTCTTGCCGGAGGCACCGATCTCGTCACCTTGCTCAAGCAGCATCTCACCGAACCAAGGCGTCTTGTCAGTCTGCGAAACATCTCCGAGCTGAAAGGCATTGAAGCGGAAAAGAACGGCTTGCGCATCGGCGCGATGACCGCCCTTGGCGAGCTGGTGGAGGACAGGCACGTCAAAGAGCATTTCCCGTGTCTGATCACCGCAGCCAAGGGTGTCGGCAGTCCGCAGCTTATGTCCGTCGGCACCGTGGGGGGAGACCTTTGCCAGCGACCACGCTGCTGGTATTTCCGCAACGGTTTTGGATTGTTCGCCAAACACGAGGGCGCTTCGCTCGTCCGGGGCGGTGAAAACCGATATCATGCCATTTTTGGCAACGATGGGGAGGCGTTGTTCGTCAGTCCCTCAAGCCTTGGCCCCTCTCTCGTGGCGCTCGACGCCGTGATTACGGTAACGGGAGCGAAAGGCAAAACACGAAAGATCGCGGCGGATAAATTCTTTCAAACGCCGAGGACGGAAACAGACCGTGAAACGGCCCTCAGGCCAGACGAGATTCTGACCAACATTTTCATTCCAACGAAGGGCCTGCGAAACGCCACCTATGAAGTGCGGCATCGGCAAGGGCTCGATTGGCCTTACGTTACGGCGACCGTTGCCTTCCAAATCAGGACGGGGACGGTGTCGGACGCGCGCGTTGTTCTTGGCCACGTCGCCCCGGTGCCGTGGCCCTCTTCCAGCGCAGGGAAGGCTTTGAACAGCGCAAAGGTGGATGCTGCAACCGCGGTCAAATGCGGCGAGGCGGCGACGCAAGGCGCGAAACCGCTCAGCCAAAACAGCTATAAAATCCAGCTTGTCAGAACCGCCGTCAAACGCGCGGTATTGGCAGCGGCGACTTGAAGACTGTCAACGCCGGCAAATGAAAGAACCCGTGCTATACAAACACAGCCAGGCCGGCGGCTTGATCGTAACGTTGTGCGGAGGATTCGCCATCTTCATGAGCTGGCTGGTTTATCATTCCCGCCAGTTCGGTCCACTCGTGCCGTTAAGCGTGGTCCTGCTGGCGGCGATTCTATTTTGCCGCCTCACGGTGACCGTCGATGAAGAGTTTGTTGAAATCCGCTTCGGCCCGGGTGTGATCAGGAAGAAGTGGCGATTCGCCGAAATCGAATCGTGCGGACTCGTGCGAAATCGCCGGTGGCACGGCTGGGGCGTCCACTGGATTGGAAAGAAAACGTGGCTGTTCAATATCTCGGGATTGGACGCGGTGGAATTGCGAATGAAAGATGGGCGGATCTATCGAGTCGGCACAGACGAGCCCGAAAAGCTTGGCGGATTGATTCAAGGCAGATTGAACAAAAACGCGGTTTCGAAATTATGAAACCTTCCGAGACACCTCAGCGAACTCAACCGGCGTGCCGCAACATGCGGTGCAAGGAAATGTTCTACCAGGGACAGCCGGAGGATGATTATGCCAGCGGCGTCTTCTGGTGCTCCAGGACGCACGAGAACTTCGGTCCCGACGGCGAGCCGGTGAGCAAAGCCGAATGTTGCGCGGGGCGCTCCTGTTATGTAGGTTGAGGACGGAGTTTGATTTGTTTGAGGAAAGGACCGTTATGAAAATGAAATTGAGTGTGGTGATGT is a genomic window containing:
- a CDS encoding xanthine dehydrogenase family protein molybdopterin-binding subunit; amino-acid sequence: MAKVDWPPAEKRSLIGKSIDRIDGPLKATGSAKYSYDMNRPGMLWAKVVTSPHAHAEVTGIDTSEAEALPGVKGVWRDTEKEVRYAGEIVAAVAATTEEIAEEAARLVKVQYKPLDHQVVDTDATLSKDRPSKKDQGNVDEAFTKADKVVEGEYGLPVISHCCLESHGQVTEIRDGELYIWPSTQNVSRYSDRLGESVGVDQNKIHVECQFMGGGFGSKFNYDKWGTVGALLSKQTGRPVKLMLERDIELMTAGNRPSATAKIKVGAQNDGTITAVEAEVWGTGGMGGYGAPPIPYVFTKIANSRLTGKGIRTNRGGQRAWRAPNHPQGCFLTMSALADTAAALKMDELEFFLKNVSLTDRADVYSEELKIAADLIDYKKKAHLRGDPAPGPIKRGLGISIHTWGGRGHPSDCDVTINPDGSVEAKLGSQDLGSGTRTVINIVVAETLGLPLNAIKVEIGRNDYPASGASGGSTTVGGVSTSSRLAATAALNALLETAASKLGAGADNLEAVGGEIRQVDKPGNKIPWKEACALLGVSAITKRGTNNPGESQKAHLIDDGVGGAQIADVSVDTETGIVTINEMVAVQDCGLVIDLKTAESQVYGALIMGITYSLFEEVIYDAKTGRMLNADMEFYRLAGIKDVGKLKVHMMTGKGYDERGVIGLGEPPVISPGAAIANAVANAVGMRVPQLPLTPDRVIAALQKGGKLA
- a CDS encoding FAD binding domain-containing protein, with the protein product MKSFEYAAPKTLKEAAGLLGDKWGETEVLAGGTDLVTLLKQHLTEPRRLVSLRNISELKGIEAEKNGLRIGAMTALGELVEDRHVKEHFPCLITAAKGVGSPQLMSVGTVGGDLCQRPRCWYFRNGFGLFAKHEGASLVRGGENRYHAIFGNDGEALFVSPSSLGPSLVALDAVITVTGAKGKTRKIAADKFFQTPRTETDRETALRPDEILTNIFIPTKGLRNATYEVRHRQGLDWPYVTATVAFQIRTGTVSDARVVLGHVAPVPWPSSSAGKALNSAKVDAATAVKCGEAATQGAKPLSQNSYKIQLVRTAVKRAVLAAAT